The proteins below are encoded in one region of Apostichopus japonicus isolate 1M-3 chromosome 4, ASM3797524v1, whole genome shotgun sequence:
- the LOC139967009 gene encoding isoamyl acetate-hydrolyzing esterase 1 homolog, translated as MACKRLYRKAILFGDSITQVSFEEGGWGASAADLLQRKCDVVNRGLSGYNSRWGRILLPHILPLDLLKDTVIATVFFGANDASLPEIAPDKYVSVEDYSANLKEIVEHLKTGGLRPDQIILISPPALNGEEWRKVCIEKDVKMNRENENTGRYSRACVQVAKDLETHSVDLWSIMQEDKDWKRYLCDGLHLSPAGSQLLWKHLEKHFTKLAESLEMIYPDWSSIDPDNPEASLL; from the exons ATGGCGTGTAAGAGACTGTACCGAAAGGCTATACTCTTTGGTGATTCGATCACCCAG GTCTCTTTCGAAGAGGGAGGTTGGGGTGCCTCTGCAGCTGATTTACTGCAAAG AAAATGCGACGTTGTCAATAGAGGGCTGAGTGGTTATAACAGCCGATGGGGGCGCATACTATTACCCCATATACTTCCTTTGGACCTGCTCAAAGACACTGTCATAGCAACGGTATTTTTTGGTGCTAACGATGCATCCCTGCCTGAAATAGCTCCTGACAAGTATGTCTCTGTGGAAGATTATTCGGCAAACCTCAAG GAAATTGTAGAGCATTTGAAGACGGGAGGTTTGAGGCCTGACCAGATTATCCTGATATCTCCTCCAGCCCTCAATGGAGAAGAGTGGAGAAAAGTCTGCATTGAGAAAG ATGTAAAGATGAacagagaaaatgaaaacactGGTCGTTACAGCAGAGCGTGTGTACAAGTAGCCAAGGATTTAGAAACTCACAGCGTAGATCTCTGGAGTATTATGCAAGAGGATAAG GACTGGAAGAGGTATCTCTGTGATGGCCTGCACCTGTCACCAGCAGGATCGCAGCTTCTCTGGAAGCATTTAGAGAAACACTTCACCAAATTAGCTGAATCCTTAGAGATGATTTACCCAGATTGGAGTTCTATAGATCCTGATAACCCAGAAGCTTCTTTACTATGA